A portion of the endosymbiont of Galathealinum brachiosum genome contains these proteins:
- a CDS encoding DUF4426 domain-containing protein has protein sequence MTQHKITLISVLMLFFSLFSGNINAENSKQFGNYVIHYNAFRSDTLTPEIAKAYSLTRRNNRMVINITVQKKNGDVTRPVKAKVNGFASNLTGQIKALEFKEIHDGEAIYYLAQSQVSNQETLKFDIKATPAGESLVANVKFKQKFYTD, from the coding sequence ATGACACAACATAAAATCACCCTTATTAGCGTATTGATGTTATTTTTCAGCCTGTTTTCCGGCAATATTAATGCAGAAAATTCAAAGCAGTTTGGCAACTATGTTATCCACTACAATGCTTTTCGTAGTGATACCCTGACACCTGAAATTGCTAAGGCCTACTCACTAACGCGACGTAATAATCGCATGGTTATTAATATCACTGTGCAGAAAAAAAATGGTGATGTGACACGACCGGTAAAAGCCAAAGTTAATGGTTTTGCCAGCAACCTGACGGGGCAGATCAAAGCACTGGAATTTAAAGAAATTCACGATGGTGAGGCTATATATTATCTGGCTCAATCTCAGGTATCGAACCAGGAAACACTAAAATTTGACATTAAAGCGACACCAGCAGGCGAGTCTCTGGTCGCTAATGTTAAATTTAAACAGAAATTCTATACTGATTAA
- a CDS encoding 3-hydroxyacyl-[acyl-carrier-protein] dehydratase FabA (catalyzes the dehydration of (3R)-3-hydroxydecanoyl-ACP to 2,3-decenoyl-ACP or 3,4-decenoyl-ACP), with product MTKQSSYTKEDLIKCGHGELFGPGNAQLPVDNMLMMDRISLISEEGGEYDKGQIQAELDISPDLWFFECHFPGDPVMPGCLGLDAMWQLVGFYLGWKGHPGRGRALGVGEVKFTGQVLPTAKKVSYQINIKRVIARGLILGIADGVIMVDGREIYSAKGLRVGLFSSTDDF from the coding sequence ATGACAAAACAAAGCAGTTATACGAAGGAAGATTTAATAAAATGCGGCCATGGAGAACTGTTCGGACCGGGCAATGCACAGCTTCCTGTCGACAATATGCTTATGATGGACCGTATTAGCCTCATATCTGAAGAAGGCGGGGAATACGACAAAGGCCAAATACAGGCCGAACTGGATATAAGCCCGGATTTATGGTTTTTTGAATGTCACTTCCCCGGTGATCCGGTTATGCCAGGCTGCCTTGGACTAGATGCTATGTGGCAATTAGTTGGTTTTTACCTTGGCTGGAAAGGCCACCCGGGTAGAGGTAGAGCACTAGGTGTAGGCGAAGTTAAATTTACCGGTCAGGTTTTACCTACCGCTAAAAAAGTAAGTTACCAGATCAATATCAAACGAGTTATTGCCCGTGGTTTGATTCTGGGTATTGCTGATGGCGTTATCATGGTTGATGGGCGCGAAATTTATTCTGCTAAAGGGCTTAGGGTAGGTCTGTTTAGCTCAACTGATGATTTTTAG
- a CDS encoding beta-ketoacyl-ACP synthase I has product MKRVVITGFGIVSCLGNDKQAVTESLREGRSGIKFQEEYEKMGMRSHVAGSIDIDLSEHIDRKVKRFMGDAAAYTYVAMQQAIEDAGLSDEQVSNIRTGLIMGSGGGSPENQVIAADTLREKGIRRVGPYMVPRTMASTVSACLATPFKIKGVNYSISSACATSTHCIGNAMEQIQLGKQDIIFAGGGEEEHWAMSMLFDGMGALSSKYNETPEKASRSYDADRDGFVIAGGGGVVVLEELEHAQARGATIYAELVGYGATSDGHDMVAPSGEGAVRCMQMALSTVDTPVDYINTHGTSTPVGDVAETGAIKEVFGENIPPFSSTKSLCGHSLGAAGVQETIYCLLMMQNNFIQASANVDNLDEKVDGMPLVTKRVDNAELNTVLTNNFGFGGTNACLVLSKFKA; this is encoded by the coding sequence ATGAAACGAGTTGTAATCACTGGATTTGGGATCGTCTCCTGTCTGGGAAATGACAAACAAGCCGTAACAGAATCACTACGTGAAGGCCGCTCAGGCATTAAGTTTCAGGAAGAATACGAAAAAATGGGCATGCGCAGCCATGTTGCGGGCTCTATAGATATTGATTTAAGCGAACATATAGACCGTAAAGTTAAACGTTTTATGGGTGATGCGGCAGCTTATACTTATGTCGCTATGCAGCAGGCAATCGAAGACGCTGGTCTTTCAGACGAGCAGGTATCTAATATTCGTACAGGACTGATCATGGGTTCTGGTGGCGGTTCGCCTGAAAATCAGGTTATTGCTGCTGATACACTTCGCGAAAAAGGCATTCGTCGTGTTGGTCCTTATATGGTACCCCGCACTATGGCGAGTACGGTTTCAGCCTGCCTTGCGACACCTTTTAAAATAAAAGGTGTCAATTACTCTATAAGCTCTGCCTGTGCGACAAGCACACACTGTATTGGCAATGCTATGGAGCAGATCCAGCTAGGTAAACAGGATATTATTTTTGCCGGTGGTGGTGAAGAAGAGCACTGGGCCATGAGCATGTTATTTGACGGCATGGGCGCACTCTCATCCAAGTACAATGAAACCCCCGAAAAAGCATCACGTAGTTATGATGCAGATCGAGATGGCTTTGTTATCGCCGGTGGCGGTGGTGTTGTTGTTCTGGAAGAACTGGAACACGCACAGGCGCGTGGTGCAACTATATATGCCGAACTGGTAGGGTATGGTGCGACATCTGATGGCCACGATATGGTTGCACCGTCAGGTGAAGGCGCTGTGCGTTGTATGCAAATGGCCCTGTCTACTGTTGATACACCTGTTGATTACATTAATACACACGGCACCAGCACACCGGTTGGTGATGTTGCAGAAACCGGTGCAATTAAAGAAGTATTCGGTGAAAATATTCCACCATTTAGCTCAACCAAGTCATTATGCGGTCACTCACTTGGCGCGGCAGGTGTACAGGAAACCATTTACTGTCTTCTAATGATGCAGAATAATTTCATTCAGGCCTCCGCCAATGTTGATAATCTGGATGAGAAAGTAGATGGGATGCCACTGGTAACCAAACGCGTAGATAACGCCGAGTTAAATACCGTTCTTACAAATAACTTTGGTTTTGGCGGCACTAATGCCTGCCTCGTACTGAGTAAGTTCAAAGCTTAA